In Candidatus Manganitrophus morganii, the genomic window GAAGCGCCGACCGGACCCCATCCGTCGTCTGAGAATCCCTCACCGGAGCTTGGACGCCCCCCACATCCCCTTCCGATTCAAACGCCTCGGACTCGCCTTCCCGTTCAATGACCAATTGGAGGCGCTCTTGCAACCGGGGGAGGACGACCTTCAGTCTGACTTCACTGTTGATCTCCATTCCATCTTCATCGCTGATGCGCACGAGGCCGATTTTGAGATAGCTGCGGTTTATTTCTTCCTCGGCGCGCTCTTCCCCGAAGAAAGCGTCGATCCAGTCTGCGGTTTCCGTGATCCCGGAAGAGACCATCTCATGCACCCGGTCGATCGCCCCCGCCGTCGCTTCTTGTTCCGTCGCTGTTTCTTCCTCGGAATCCCCTTCCGGAAGACCCTCTTCAGCCCACGCGGCGACCGCACCGAGCAGCCCGACGAGGGCGACTGAAAGACAAAGACTTCGAAGCAGGATCAACCCCCTCCGGCGGAGCATCCCGTTTGGTGATCTTTCGAGTCGGACGTTGAAACCGCGGTCTTCGAGAGCGCTTCCCGCGCGTGTATATCCGTGGATATCCGTGTCGGTCAACTTTGCCCGCAGAGAAAGGTTTTCTCCCTTCGATCATCGCGTGATCGAGCTGTCCATGCGACGTTCGTCATGCCCGAAAATTATCCTACGGCGCCCGATAGGTCAAGGAAGAAGTTGGGTCCCTGAAACACCGGCCGAGACCGTTTGCAATTTACGGTTGAGCTTGCTATACAATCCCTAAACCATCCTGAAATCTTTACAAAGGGGGGAAGAGCATGGGAGAAATGACGATAGACCGTTTGAAAGAGTTGGCGTTGAGCACCACATTCGCCTTTGCGCAGTCGGGGTTCCGAATTATTTTACTGATCGTGGCCGGGTTGATCGGCATCCGGGTTCTGAGCTTTCTGCTTCATCGGATGGAGGAGATTCTCATTAAAACCCGAGAGCCGGTCGAGACGGTGAAAGGCTCCACCAGGAAACGGGTCACCACGCTGGTCGGGATTTTGAAAACCATCGGATATTTTTCCATCTGGTCGATCGTCCTGATCAGCTGTCTCGATCAGGTCGGGGTGAATGTGGCCCCCATTCTGGCGGGCGCCGGGATTGTCGGACTCGCCGTCGGCTTCGGCGCGCAGAATCTGGTGCGGGACGTGATCGCCGGCTTCTTCATGATCCTGGAGAATCAGGTGCGGGTGGGAGATGTCGCCATCATCAACGGCACCGGGGGACTGGTGGAGACGATTACGTTTCGGACAATTGTCCTCCGGGATCTGGCGGGGGTGGTCCATGTGATCCCGAACGGGGCGATCTCCTCCCTCGCCAACATGACCAAGGAATGGTCCGCGTATGTGATCGACGTCCGGGTCGATTACAAGGAGGATACCGACCGGGTGGTCAAAGTAATGCGGGAGGTGGCGGAAGCGCTTTCGAAGGAGGCGGAATACAAAGAAAAGATCATCGAGCCAATCGAAATTTTCGGCGTCGACAATTTCGGAGAATCGGAGGTGACGATCAAAGCCCGGATCAAAACAGAGCCGATTCAGCAATGGACGGTCGGGCGCGAGTACCGGCGAAGATTGAAGAAGGCCTTCGATGCCCAAGGCATTGAAATCCCCTTCCCGCACCGCTCGCTCTACATGGGTGAGGCGAGCAAGCCGCTCGAGGTCCTGGTCAAGCAGGTCGCGGCGAACTCAAACAGCTGAGGCCGCCTGAGCAAAAGCGTTCCATACAGATCCGGGCAGCGGAGGGGAAGCGTCCACTCGCCCCCCCCGCTGCCGCGTTTTGCATTCAATCTGCAGAAAACTTCTCAACTTGGACAAAGATCAGTTGGTGGCATCCTTTACTGCGTCTTTCGTGTCTTCCGCTGCTTCGTCTACCTTTTCGCCCGTTCGCTCCATCGGCCCCTCTCTCTCACAGGCAACAAGCGACCCTAAGATGGAAAGCATGGCCAGGGTTAAAAGCATTTTTTTGAAAAACAGCATAGCATAACCTCCCTGAGTGATTAAAACCGGTCTCAGGAAAGGATACATATGCAAAACGCGTACGTTTAAATCGAGGAATAAAAAGGGTTCGCTTTGATTAATCGAAATCGAACAGGTCGCCGAGAAACCCCCGCTTTTTCGTTTTCCGGCGGTAGTCATCATCGTAATCCCGGTGCTCACGGTAGGCGCCCGCGCCGGGATCGCGCGGCGCAGCGGCCTGTCTTTCCGGCGTTCCCATGGCCGCCGCGGCGCGTTCGATCATTTTGTCGAGCTCGCCGCGGTCCAGCCAGATACCGCGGCACTGCGGGCAGTAGTCGACCTCAATCCCTTGTCGATCCGCCATGACCAGCGTTACGTTCTTACATACCGGACAGTTCATCGGTTCACTCCTTAAATTGTCGCCTGGTCTTTCATCATCCGTGGGGAGAGATGGATAAAAGAGGATAGATATCACACGTTCTCATTAAAAACAAGCCACCGGCTCAGCAGGTAAAAACGGCCTTCTCCAAGAGGCTTATACTTCTTACCGCCAATCTCTATCTCTATCATCTCGATCCGAATCCCGATCATCTCCATCGGAGCTTCGCTCGCGCACCGGCACGAAGGCGTTCCTGAACACAAAATCGGCGATACGCCGGCCCTGGGCGATTCCCTCGGTTTTGTCGAACGACCAGTGGATGCCGAGATAGATTCGGCTCTGGCCGTTCTCTTCCTCGGCCTGGGAGAGAGTCGAGAAGCTGCGCGGGAGAAGCGGGCGGACGTTTCCGTCGTTGTCCAGCGTCACGCCGTTGAACTCGTCCGACACGAAGGTGAAGGGGATATTGTCGGTCCGGTAGAAGTTCCTCAAGACTTGAAAAAGGGCGGCCCCGAACCCGGCATGCCCGGAAGGATAGGCCGGGAAGGGGGGGGTAAAGTCCGGCCCGGTGAGATTGCTGGCCGGCGCGCCAAGCGGCGTGAACTCCAGATCTCCGATCGTGGCGGGATTGCCGTCGCCGAGGCCGGTGGGGCCGGTCCCCTCGTCGGCCTCGCGGATTCCAGTGACCGGACGCCAAACATTGTAGTAGAATTTCGACTCCCAAATGGCAACGCCGGCGTCGGCCATCGCCACATTGACCAGCGCCAAAAGCCGTGCAAGCTCGATGGTATTTGATCCCATTTGTTCGGCGATCTGCACCGCGATTTGATTATAGAGCCGCGGCGGGGCACAGAGGCTCGGCGTTCCATCATAAGCCCAGTAAATGCCGATTTCGGTCTCCGCCGTGGTCCGCTCCGTCGGGGTGACAACGCCGTCTCCCCCCAGGCGTTTCACCTCTTCAAAAGCGGCCGTATATTCAGGACTGTCCATGGCCGGCGGAGGGGGCACCCGGAACTGATCGCTCGATCTTAAGACAAAGGGGGTCACTTTGCCCCAGTAGGCGCCCATTGCGATCGGAATCTGGCTGATTGGGTCTTGGCGCCACTTTCCCGGCTCGTTGCTCGGGATGTACTCCGTATTCATTTGAGGCTCGATATAGTGCGAATGATCGTTCGCCCTAAGCGCCAGGATCGCGGCGGCCGCCCGCTTTCCAAGATTAATCCCGTTTGTCTTGGCGCGCCCATCCCAGGTCCGAATTTGCCTGAGGTCTTCGGCAAGCAGGCCATCCAGTCTCGCCTTCTGCGAGGGGAAGAGGGCAATCAACGTATCGTGCGCCGCCTGTGCAATGGCTGCATCGATGGAGGTGCTGCTGGAGACCGGAGAAAGACCGGTATAGCTTCGATACCCGCCGACGATCGCATTAATTGCATCAAACACCCCGATCTGGACGATCGCCAGCGCGCGGCTTGACCGCCCGGGGCCCAATTGCTCCCCGAAGACGCGGCTCTCGCCCGGCGCCACGGGGGTGTGATCGAGCCCGCTGGTGTTGATGGCGATCTCGTTCCAGTAACGGAGGCGGTTGATCGCGTCATTTCCACCCCGTGTTGTTTGATCTCTCGACGAATCGCGGAATTGCGATTGGCCGTCAAAGCGTCGGCCCCAGGCATTATCGAAATCGCCCGCGGACCCGCGCGCCCAGACAGGACCGGTCACGGCGACAGTAAGAATAACCAATGTCGGGATGATCCACTTCCAATTGTGTTTTACGATCATGCGTCGTTCTCCTTTTTAATTCTTCACTCTCCTTCGTCATATACCCTCGCCGCGTTCCAGGTAAATCAATGCAATGAATAGACCCGGCAAGAGTACTTACAACTTAACGCAGAAAAGGTTCCTTTCGAGTAGGATTTTTACATGTTTATATTTACATATTAATGAGGCAGACTGCAGTCCATATCTCATGGAAAATTTCTATTCCTTGCAGCGGTTTATACCCGAGGCGTACAGGTTATCTCAAGAGCGTACTGAACTGAGACGAGAAAAGTTCTATTTGGAAGTTTGAGCGGATAGGGTATATCACAGAAAAATGTTAAAAACAATGCACCAGGTGAAAACGCCAGAATCCAACGGAGGAAACATCCCATTGGCGTTTACCTTCTTTTCAGCTTTTGTGCAATCAACTGAAATGGAACTGATTTCAAAACCTTGAAAGTATCAGGGGGTTGGGAGGAGAGAGGAATTCGGTCGCTCCAGTGGAGATCTATGCGCCATTGATGAGCTTGGCTTACGGTCGCTTACCTTTTTTTCTTCTTCAGCGCAATCAACCAGAGAAGGCTCTTGTCGCCCAGGACCTGGAGGCTGTAGGGGGTGTTCGGAGGGAGGATCGTGCGGTCGCCGTCGCGGAGGATGTCGGCGTCGGCGCCGACGGTGATTTTGGCTTCCCCGCGTAAGATCCAAAGGATCGTTTCGGCGGGATACTTTCGGTTGGGGTAGCTGGTGCCGGGCTTATCGACCCAGAACTCCGGTTGATAGCCCTGGGCTTTTAAGTCTTTTTCGAGGGCGACCTTCTGCGCCGGCTCGCCCGGCTTCTCCCATCGGCGGATCGAGAGGGGCATTATCTCGGCGTTCGCTCCCCTTCCACTTCGGCAAGAACCTCCTCGAAGATCGCCAGCGCCCGTTCCATCTCAGGACGCTTGATCACCAGCGGCGGAACGAAGCGGAGGACATTCTGTCCGCAGCCTAAGATAAGTAGTCCCTTCTCAAAGCAGCGCTGGATGATTTTGTTCCGCTCCGGAATCGCCATCTCTTTCGTTTCGCGATCCCGAACCAGTTCGACGCCGATCATCAGGCCGAAGCCCCGGACATCTCCGATCAGGCGATGTGTTTTCTGCATGGCGCGAAGCCGGGAGAGAAGGTGGTTTCCCATCTTCTCCGCGTTCTGCATCAGGCCGC contains:
- a CDS encoding mechanosensitive ion channel family protein — its product is MTIDRLKELALSTTFAFAQSGFRIILLIVAGLIGIRVLSFLLHRMEEILIKTREPVETVKGSTRKRVTTLVGILKTIGYFSIWSIVLISCLDQVGVNVAPILAGAGIVGLAVGFGAQNLVRDVIAGFFMILENQVRVGDVAIINGTGGLVETITFRTIVLRDLAGVVHVIPNGAISSLANMTKEWSAYVIDVRVDYKEDTDRVVKVMREVAEALSKEAEYKEKIIEPIEIFGVDNFGESEVTIKARIKTEPIQQWTVGREYRRRLKKAFDAQGIEIPFPHRSLYMGEASKPLEVLVKQVAANSNS
- a CDS encoding zf-TFIIB domain-containing protein, whose amino-acid sequence is MNCPVCKNVTLVMADRQGIEVDYCPQCRGIWLDRGELDKMIERAAAAMGTPERQAAAPRDPGAGAYREHRDYDDDYRRKTKKRGFLGDLFDFD
- a CDS encoding phosphatase PAP2 family protein — translated: MIVKHNWKWIIPTLVILTVAVTGPVWARGSAGDFDNAWGRRFDGQSQFRDSSRDQTTRGGNDAINRLRYWNEIAINTSGLDHTPVAPGESRVFGEQLGPGRSSRALAIVQIGVFDAINAIVGGYRSYTGLSPVSSSTSIDAAIAQAAHDTLIALFPSQKARLDGLLAEDLRQIRTWDGRAKTNGINLGKRAAAAILALRANDHSHYIEPQMNTEYIPSNEPGKWRQDPISQIPIAMGAYWGKVTPFVLRSSDQFRVPPPPAMDSPEYTAAFEEVKRLGGDGVVTPTERTTAETEIGIYWAYDGTPSLCAPPRLYNQIAVQIAEQMGSNTIELARLLALVNVAMADAGVAIWESKFYYNVWRPVTGIREADEGTGPTGLGDGNPATIGDLEFTPLGAPASNLTGPDFTPPFPAYPSGHAGFGAALFQVLRNFYRTDNIPFTFVSDEFNGVTLDNDGNVRPLLPRSFSTLSQAEEENGQSRIYLGIHWSFDKTEGIAQGRRIADFVFRNAFVPVRERSSDGDDRDSDRDDRDRDWR
- a CDS encoding cupin domain-containing protein, with the protein product MPLSIRRWEKPGEPAQKVALEKDLKAQGYQPEFWVDKPGTSYPNRKYPAETILWILRGEAKITVGADADILRDGDRTILPPNTPYSLQVLGDKSLLWLIALKKKKR